ACCGCCGACTGGCCGTCGAACGGGTTCGTGCGCTCGCCCTTCTCGGTGAACCAGTGGCGGCCCGAAAAGCACTCGACGTCGCGTTGGCCAGCCTGCACGGCGATCTCGGCCCGGTGGCCGACCTGGTCGGGCTGGCCTATGCCGATCTCGGCGATCGAGCAGCCGCGCGCCGGATCCTGGTGACCGACCTCATCCAGTCGGTGGCGGCCCAGTCGCTGGCGGCGTCGTCTGACGTTGCTGCCCTCCTCGCGATCGACGCCAATGCGCTCGACGAGGTAGATCGTTGCGCATGGGCCCTCGCTTCCCCGGGAGCCCACGGCACCTTGGACGGGCTGTCCGCGCCGGCCGCACCCGCGGACCCCGCGTCGTGCCCGGCCGAACTGGCGGCCGCTTCGTGACCCACCCGTACAGCACGGGCGCAAGGCCGCCGATGAATCGCCCAGGGAGCCCGTTCGACCGCGGACCGGAGGTGTCACCGTGAAGCAGCTAGGTGACATCCTGCTGCAGGACGGCCTGGTCGATGCGGCACAGCTGGCCCAGGCCTACGAAGAGCATCAGCGGGTGGGCCGAAGCCTCGGCCGGGTCTTGGTCGAACGCGGGATCCTTTCCGAGTCCCAGCTTGTCTCGGCCCTAGCCACGCAGATCGGGCTCAAGTTCGTCGACCTCGCCGACTACCAGGTCGACGCGTCGGCGGTCGCGCTCGTCCCATCGGCGGTCTGCCGCCGCTACACCGCTCTGCCGATCGGTCGGGAGGACGGCAAGCTCGTCGTCGCGATGGCCGATCCAGCCAACGTTTTCGCGCTCGACGACATCCGCTCGCTCACCGGGCTGGACGTCAAGCCGGTCGTCTCGACCCGCGGTGACGTGCTCAGCGCCATCAACCGTTTCCACCGGGTCGAGGGCGACCTCGACGACCTCACCGTCTCGATGGGGGCCGACGAGGACGAGGACCTCACCGACGTCCACGACGTGGTCGAGGACGCTCCGATCGTCAAGTTCGTCAACCTGCTGATCACCCAGGCCGTGCAGGACCGGGCTTCGGACATCCACGTGGAGCCGACCGAGCGTGACCTTCGGGTTCGGTTCCGCATCGACGGTGTGCTGCACGAGATCATGCGGTCCCCGAAGAGCATCCAGTCCGGCGTGGTAAGCCGCCTGAAGATCATGGCAGACATCAACATCGCCGAGCGCCGGATTCCCCAGGACGGGCGGCTGTCGGTCGTCGTCAACGGCAACAAGGTCGATCTCCGGGTGGCCACCCTCCCCACGGTCTGGGGGGAGAAGGTGGTCATGCGGATCCTGGACAACGCCACAGCCATGCTGAAGCTGTCCGACCTCGGCTTCGGCGATGCGAACTACGAGCGTTACGCACAGAGCTTTTCCAAGCCCTACGGGATGATCCTGGTGACTGGCCCGACCGGCTCGGGTAAGTCGACGACGTTGTACGCGACGCTGAACATCGTCTCGAAGCCCGAGGTCAACGTCATCACCGTCGAGGACCCGGTCGAGTACCGGCTGGCCGGGACGAACCAGGTGCAGACCAACTCGAAGGCGGGTCTCACCTTCGCCTCCGCGCTGCGCTCGATCCTGCGCTCCGACCCCGACATCGTGCTGATCGGCGAGATCCGCGACCACGAGACCGCCCAGATCGCCATCGAAGCGTCGCTCACCGGCCACCTCGTGCTGTCCACCCTGCACACCAACGACGCGCCCAGTGCGATCACCCGGTTGATCGAAATGCAGATCGAGCCGTTCCTCGTCGGGTCCGCGCTCGACTGCATCCTCGCCCAGCGTTTGGCGCGCCGGCTCTGCACCCGATGCCGGGAGGCATACACCCCGACCCGGGAGCAGCTGATCGGCTCCCGGTTCCCATGGGAGGACGGCATGGACCTTCCGACGCTGTACCGGGCGCAGGGCTGCTCGGCGTGCGCGAAAACCGGCTACAAGGGCCGGCTCGCGCTGCATGAGGTCATGGTGGTGACCGAGGAGATCGAGCGGCTCGCGGTGGAACGCGCGTCCGCGGCACAGATCGGACACACCGCCCGCGAGCAGGGCCTGGTCACCCTGCGTGAAGACGGCATGGCGAAGGTGCTCAAAGGTGTGACGTCACTCGAGGAGATCCTCCGAGTGGTGGTGTAACGGCTCGAGCGCCTCGCGGCGTCGGGTGGGCTGACCCGTTCGGCTCAAGCCCGCTGCTCCCGCCGCCGATGCCCTCTGGGAACGCCAATCGTCGAGGGGACGACACGATCGTGGACAACTTTGGACCATCCGACGCGGGGTCGGCTGACCTGTCCGGCACCGGCTCGGTCTCGCCGCTTGACCCGAGCTGGTCCGTGCCCAATCGATCCGAGCCCGCCTGGATCGGGTCCGCGCCGGTGAACACGGTCGCTCCCACCTCGGTGTTGCCCGACCTGGCCCCCCCGGCGCCGGTGACGGGTCCGGTGGTACCCGCCCCGACACCGGCCGGTGAGGACTCGCCCGGGTACGTGCGGGCCAGCTCGCCAACGACATCGGTTCCTGAGGTACCGGAGACCGGCTACGGCCGGGCCGTGATCGAGGAAAACACCGACGTCGAGAGCGGAATGCTCACCGACCTGCTGATCACCCTCCTCGAGTCTGGCGGCTCCGACCTGCACATCACCGCAGGCGCGCGCCCGACCCTGCGCGTGCACGGCTCGCTTCAGCAGATGCAGGATCGGCCCGAGCTGACGCCCCCGGTCATCCAGCGGATGCTCTACGCGGTCCTCACCCAGCGTCAGCGGGAGAAGTTCGAGGAGAACCTCGAGTTCGACTTCGCCTACTCGGTGCCCGGTCGGGCCAGGTTCCGGGTGAACATCTACCGGCAGCGCGATGCCCTCGGTGCGGCCTTCCGGCTGATTCCTTTCGAGATCAAGAAGCTGGAAGACCTCGGACTACCACCTTCGATCTCCAACTTCTCGATGATGCCACGCGGGTTCGTGCTGGTGACCGGTCCGACCGGGTCCGGGAAGTCCACCACTCTCGCCTCGATCGTCGATCTCGCGAACCGGCAGCGCAAAGACCACATCATGACCATCGAGGACCCGATCGAGTTCCTCCACCGGCACCAGTCCTGTCTCGTGAACCAGCGGGAGGTCGGCGAGGACACCCACTCGTTCGGGAATGCCTTGAAGCACGTTCTCCGGCAGGACCCGGACATCGTTCTGGTCGGCGAAATGCGTGACCTCGAGACGATCTCGGTGGCGCTCACCGCCGCGGAGACCGGTCACCTGGTCTTCGCAACGCTGCACACCCAGGACGCCGCGCAGACCATCGACCGGGTGATCGACGTCTTCCCGCCCCACCAGCAGCAGCAGATCCGCGTGCAGCTCGCCGGAACGCTCCAGGGCGTGGTCTGCCAGACGCTTTGCAAGACCTACAACGGGCAAGGACGGGTCGTTGCGACCGAGGTGCTGGTGGCGACGCCGGCGATCCGCAACCTGATCCGTGAGGGAAAGACCCACCAGATCTACTCCACACTGCAGGCCGGCGCCAAGCACGGGATGCACACGATGGACCAGCACCTCGCCGAGCTCGTCAAGGGGGGCCAGATCACGTACGAAACCGCCCTGGAGAAATGCCACCACGTCGAGGACTTCAATCGCCTCTGCGGCCGAAGCTGAAGGGTTAGCCAACAATGTCGACCACCTACAGCTACTCGGTCCGTGACCGCGGCGGCAAACTGGTGAACGGGACTCTCGACGCGCCCTCCCAGGCGGCCGTCGTCCAGCGGCTCAAAGCCATGGGGATGGCCCCGGTCAGCATCAGCGAGCAGAACGCCGGGCTCAAGAAGGAAATCAGCATCCCAGGCTTCGGCAAGAAGGTGAAGCTTAAGGACCTGGCGATCTTCTCCCGCCAATTCGCGACGATGATCAGCTCGGGGTTGTCGCTGCTGCGCGCCCTGAACATCCTCGCCGAGCAGACTGAGAACCCGCTGCTAGCGAAGACCGTCGGCGAGGTGCGGAACGAAGTCGAATCCGGCCAGTCGCTCTCTCAGGCCCTCGCCGTGCATCCGGAGATCTTCCCGCCGCTCATGGTGAACATGACGAAGGCCGGCGAAGTGGGCGGCTTCCTCGACGCAACGATGGTGCAGATCGCGGAGAACTACGAGGCCGAGGTCAAGCTGCGCGGCAAGATCAAGTCCGCGATGACCTACCCGGTCGTGGTCTTCTGCATCGCCATGATGGCGGTCACGGTCATGCTGCTGTTCATCGTTCCGACGTTCGCGAAGCTGTTCGGCTCGCTCGGTGGCCGGCTTCCCGCGCCGACCCGGGCGCTGGTCTTCGCCTCGCACCTGTTGAAGATCGGATTCCCGATCCTGCTGGTGCTGGGTGTCGCCGCGTTCGTGGTCTGGGGGAAGGTGAAGCGCACCGATCAGGTCCGCAACTTCGTGGACCCGCTCAAACTTAAGATCCCCATCTTCGGCAACCTGTTCCAGAAGGTCGCACTCAGCCGCTTCTCCCGCAACCTCGGTACGATGATCCGCTCGGGCGTCCCGATCCTCCAGTCGTTGGACATCGTCGCGGACACGACCGGCAATGTGGTGCTCGCCCGGGCCGTCCGTGATGTCCAGGACAGCGTCCGCCAGGGAGAATCGCTCAGCGGACCTCTGGTCAACCACGCGGTCTTCCCACCGATGGTGGTCCAGATGATGTCGGTCGGGGAGGACACCGGTGCCCTGGACGGCATGCTGGCGAAGATCGCCGAGTTCTACGACCAGGAGGTCGAGGCGACGACCGAGGCGCTCACCTCGCTGATCGAACCGGTCATGATCGCGGTTCTCGGCGGGATCATCGGCTGCATGGTGATCGCGCTCTACCTCCCGATCTTCAACATCTACAACCTGATCGGCTCCGGCTGACGAAGCTTCGACTGCTCCTGCCGGCTCGGCTCCGTTGGTGGGGCCGGGCCGGTTGGGGCTTAACGCTCAGCGGTGGGCTCGAGAGGATCGCGGTCCGGGCTAAAGCCCGAGGGGCTGGAGACCGATATCTGGAACGTCAACGAGCCGCACGGCCAGCGAAAGGCACACCCGTCGTGAGGCGGGGCCGCAAAGCCAAGGAACCCGAGGGCCCGGGTCAGCCTGGCTGCCTCAGCCGGCACCCCGTTGGGGAGCCGCGCAGGGGGGATAGCACCAACCAGCGTGGCTCACCATCGTCATCATGGAAGGAACGACATGCTCGCTCGAATCCGGAAGGCGAAGGAGGAGGGTGAGGGCGGTTTCACCCTCATCGAGCTCCTGGTCGTCATCATCATCATCGGCATCCTCGCGGCGATCGCCATCCCGGTCTTCCTGAACCAGCGGAAGAAGGCGTGGGACGCGGCGGTCAAGTCCGACCTGCGTAACGCGGCCACCGCGGAGGAGACCTACAACACCGACCAAGGCTACTACACCGCCCTTAGCGGGGACCTGATCAACGACGGCTTCAAGTTTTCGGCCGCCGGCAACTACACCGGCGCTCCCGCTTTCGTCTTCTCGCTCTACAATGCCTCAGGCGCTACAGCCACTGGCACGGCCGCGACTGGCAGCTTCTGCTTGACCGCCACGTCGGCATCATCCCACGTGTGGGTGTACGACAGCGGCAACGGTGGGCTCCAGCCCAGCTCGGTCACGGGTTGCCCGGCTACCGACTAGGTTCAGCAGTCCGATCAGTGATCGGATCAGAAATGTCTGGGGCCCGCGGCTTGCCGCGGGCCCCAGACATTTCCATGCCGGCCGAGCTCAGCACGTCGGCGCAATGGGCCCCGGCCCACAAGGACGGGCCCGGCGGACGCGCGATCGGCCGTCCGCCACATGCTGGTACTCCCATCGGATGAAACCCGCGGATCCCGCTCCTGGCCTCAAGCGTCCAGCCGGGATCGCCGATAGCCCCAATGTGAAAGCCCTGCTCCGTATGGTGTGCTCCCGCGCGCGCGCGTTCGCGCCGGATGCGGATTCCACGGGCGAGGCCGGATTCACGCTCCTGGAACTGCTCGTGGCCATCGCCATAATGGGCATCCTCGGCGCCATCTCGGTCTGGGGGCTGCACGCCTACATAAACAGCCAGGACGAGTCCACGACCGCCCAGAAGACCCTGGCGATCCTGCGCGACGCTTCGACCCGCGCCCAGGCCGAGGGCCGCACCTACTGCGTGGCACTGAGCTCGACCGGCTGGACCGAATACCGGTACAACTGCCCGACCCCGCCCTCCGGGTCCACTCCGCCGGTCCAGGTGACCACCGGGGTGGTCACCGGCAGCGGCGTGACCCTGACCGCAGGTTTCGTCCCCCCGTCGGGGAGCACGCTCGGTTGCCCGACTAGCAATGCGTGCGCCTACTTCTACCCGCGTGGTAACGCCCTCGCCGGCACCGTAACGGTGAGCCGCACGAACTCCGCTTCCGCGTACACCGTTCACGTCGAGGGGTTGACGGGCCGTGTCTGGCTGGTTCACTAAAGCTCTGCCCCGGCGGCTTCGGAAATCTACCGACGCCGGTGGCTTCACCGTGATCGAGGTCATGGTCGGTCTGGCCATCCTTGGCATTGTCGCCACCGCCACGCTGCCACTGTTCATCAACGCGTTGCGGGCGACCGCATTGGCCAAGCAAGAGACCCTGGCGAAGAACCTCGCCACGTCACGGCTCGACGCCATGCGCAACCTGCCGTTCCACGTCGCCTTCCAGAACGGCCCCTACGTCGACATGCTGGACAGCTACTACACGAGCACCTCCACCACCCCGGTGACCATCCCCGCCACGACCGGTTGCGGCTCGGCGGCGGTGTCGTGCCCGTCGGGCACCGGCGTGTACGTAGCCAACGGGACCGGTGCCGGCGGAACCCCGACTGGCCCCTATTACCAGGTCACCTTCACCCAGCTCCCGGCGGCGACCGGCTTCACCGAGATCGTCGACACCCAGTTCCTCGTCCCCAACACCAACCCGTCGCAGGCCGTCACCCCGCCGTCGACGTACAACAACGAAGCGGTCGGAACCGACAACCCGCCGTCCCTGCTCGTCGGAGTTACCGTGCTGACCTCCTGGTCGTCGGGCACCCAGTCCCACTCGGCCCGTGTCTACACCGAGATCGGCGCCACCGGTCACGACGCTCCGCTCGTCCTCGGCCAAGCCGGGGCGACCGCCCTGACCATCAGCAGCACGGCCTACGACTCGTCGCTTCTCACCGGCACGCTCGCTCAGGTCGGGCTGAACGCCAACCTGTCCAACGAGTCCTCGGCGGCCGCCCAAGCCGTCGGCGCCAGTTTCAACCGGGCCGACCAGACGGGTAATCCGATCACGTCGATCAACGGTGCCGCAGCAAGCGTGGTCGCGCCGTCCGGCTCGAGCAGTACGGCCGGACCGGACAGCCCGACGTCCGGCGCTCAGCAGACGGACAGCGCCGAAGGGACTTGCGGCTGGGGGGCCTTCGGCCCGACCGACGTGACCGATGCGTCCTCCTCGGTGGCAAACGCCGAGCCCCAGGTGCCCTCGGACGTCGAGACCGGAACTCCGGCCCCGACCGTCACTGCCGGCCTCGAGGCGCAGAGCGGCGGGGCATGTTCCGGGCTGTCCTTCACGAACGTGCTCGCCGGCGGCCCCGGCGCCGATCCCGCCCTGGGGATGTCCTCCAGCTCGGCCGTCGTCTACGTGCCGAACACGGACGGCGCCGGTAACGTGGTGGCCGCGGCCGGCAACGTCGACACGCCCTCCCTCAGTTCCGGGAAGCCGGTGGCGGCGACGGCGACGGCGACCTTCACGCAGCAGGTCCAGCTCTTCACCGGAACGAGCTACGCCGGCGGTCACCCGCTGGTCGAGATCACACTGTCGAACGCCACGATCTCGTGTGTGTCGACCAGCCAGTCCGCCACCGGCTCCTACGCGCTTACCCTGTCCTACTGGAGCCAGACGTCGCCGAGCGTGGGCGGATACGTCACCACCACGGTCAACTGGTCCGCCGGGCAGTCGGCTCCGACGCTACCGAACCCGGCCACGATCACGGTCGGCTACAACGGCACCACGGCGGTCCCGCTGTCCACGTTCATCCAGAGCTGGACGCTGGCCGGATCGATCGTCCAGCAGAGCGGCGGCGCCTCCGGCTCGGACGTCGGGCTGCACGCGATTCCCGAGGTGCTGAGCGTCCTTACGCAGCCCGTGCTCGGCAGCACGTACCCGGACTCGAGCGTGTCGGTAGGGATCGGCCAGCTGTCCTGCGTCACCGAGGACAACCGGTGAACCGGCTCCGCAGCGCGCCCGCCGACGCCGGGTTCACGCTGATCGAAATGATGATCGCCATGCTGCTCTCCGCCATCGTCGGCGGAATCCTGCTCACCACCCTGATCTCCAGCAGCCGGGTCTCGGCGCTGTCGGTCAACCAGAGCGACCTGACCGCGGAGGCCAGGGGGGCGTTGAACCGGATGGCGCTCGACCTGTCCCAGGCCAACCCGCTCCAGCAGCTCGGCGCCGGGGGGGCGACCACGGCGCTGCCCGCGATCACCGACGTGCAGAACCCGGATGGTCCGAACTACTCCGTCACCGGCGTGACTTCGGTCACTTTCAATGCGGACTTCGACGGCGACGGGTGTGTGGCCGGCGTGACGTCGAACAACCTGAGCCCGGTAGGCCAGCCGTGCAACCCGCCACCCGCGGTGGACCCGACCAATCCGGAGACCGAGACCTTCTGCTGGGACCCCTCGGCGCAGCAGATCTACCTCCTTCCCGGTGCGGTCACCGCCGGCACGTGCCAACCGGCCGGTGGCGGGAGCGCGCAACCTCTCCTCAGCGGCAAGGTGACCTCGTTCGAGATCTTCTATCGGTCCAACCTCTACCTCTACCAGGACGCCTCGAAGCTGGATCCGCAGGCCACCGGCACCACCACCTGGTACGACCTGGACGCGTCGGGACCGCCGGTCGGGAACGACAACAACGTCCTCGATACGCCTGAGCTGCTCAACATCAATTCGTTGGTGATCCAGATGACGATGACCGCGGCCGGCCACAGCCAACGGTTCTCCACCGGAGTCGAACTGAGGAACGTGAACCCGTCATGAGTACCTCCTGGATCACCCGGCTGCGCGCCCGCCTGACTGACGACTCGGGGGTGGCCCTCGTCGTCGTCATCATGTTCGTGATCGCGATCGGTGTGGTGGGCACTACGGCCGCTGTCGTGGGCACTGCCGGCCTTCGCAACTCCGCCCACGACCGGGCGGCCGGCGGTGCGCAGGCCACCAGCGACGCCGGCGTCGCCGAGGCCATTTCCTACATCCGAGCGAACGGGCTCGGTGCGTTGACCTGCGCCGAGGCGGTGACTAGCGACCTACCTACTGGATGGACGCAGACGAGTGATCCCTGCAGTACCAACATTTCCTGGGCGAATGACGGCAGCCCGCAGACCGTCTCGACTGGTGGCGGCACCACCTGCTCGGGCAGCACGGCGTGCTACCGGGTCTGGATCGGCACGCTGCAGACCTACGTTCCCGGCGCCCAGCCCGTGCCCGAACTGCTGCGGGTCCACTCGACGGGCTTCTTCGGTACCGGTCCCGGTGCTCGCAGCGTCGACGTCGACCTCTCGGTCAACCCCGCGGACTTCCCGCTCGGGATCTACGCCGACTCCGTCGGCACGAACGGCAACTCTTCTTTCGACTCCGTGAGCCTGTTCGTTCCCGGTAATGTGCAGATCAAGTGCCCGCCGACCGGTGTCGATCCGGCCTACAACCTCCCGGCGGCGGTCCACGCGGCCGGGACCATCACCTACGGACCGGGAAACAAGTGCGTGAAGCCGGCAGGGTCTGCACATCCGCCGGCCTGCAACACTGCGCGTCCGTTCGATCAGGACGGCAACGGTGGCCCGCTGACCTCAGGCGACGGGTGTTATCAGCAGGGTGCCGTGCAATACCCAGGGACCGACCCGAGCTATCCCACGACGTCGTACTTCTCTGCCAACGACCTGGCCAATTACGGTTACGTGCCGGGAGGCCTCACCCCGTCGGAGTACGAGGCGCTCAAGGCGGAAGCACAGGCAGAGGGTACCTACTTCACCAGTACCTCGACTTCTAGTCTGAACGGTGCGCTCACCACCCTGCAAGGCCAGGGAGTCCACTTCCCGGTGGTCTACTACGACTTCCCGAGCTGTTCGAACTGCTCCCTTCCGTGGGTGGCTTTTAACGAGTCGAAGGACATCCCCAGCGTCTACACCCGTGAGCCGAGCGATAGCAGCAATTGCGACGCGTGGGGTCTGATCATCGTGGTCAGGTACGGGAACATGAGTTTCGATAGCGGGGGGGACCTGACCCCACTGGTCGCCTCAATCTTCGTCCCGGAGGGGACGTTCAGTGGCACGAACAATTTCAGCCAGATCGGCACGCTGTTCGTCAAGAACCTCGACGTCACGGGCACCCAGACCCACGAGTTGGACGAATGTTTCAGCGACAACCCGCCGGGCGGCCTGCTCAACGTGACCACCACGAACTACCGGGCCGTCGATACCCAGAACCTCCAGTAGGCCAGAACCCGACGATCGGGTAGACATACGCCCGTGACCGCCGTCCTCGCCGCTGCCTGCGGCGTGCTCGGCCTGGTCATCGGCTCGTTCCTCAACGTCGTGATCTGGCGGGTCCCGCGAGGGGAGTCGATCGTCCGGCCCGGCTCGAAGTGCCCGGGATGCTCGACGCCGATCCGACCGCGGGACAACATCCCGGTGCTGTCCTGGCTGCTGCTCCGCGGCTCCTGCCGGTCCTGCGGGGCTCGGATCAGCCCGCGCTACCCGCTCGTGGAGCTCGGGACCGCCGCGCTGTTCGCCACGCTCGCTGTGCGCCTGGGCGCGAACGCCGCGCTGCCGGCCTTCCTCTACCTCGGTGCGGTCGGCGTGGCGCTCGCGCTGATCGACATCGACGTGCAACGGCTACCGAACTCGCTGACCCTCCCGTCCTACGCCGTCGGGATCGTCCTGCTCGGTGCGGCGGCCGCGGCCGGACCGCACTGGTGGGCCTACCAACGGGCCCTGATCGCCATGGTGGCGCTGTTCGCCGGCTTCTTCCTGCTGGCCCTGGTCTACCCGGGGGGCATGGGCTTCGGCGACGTCAAGCTCTCCGGCGTGCTGGGGCTGTACCTCGGCTGGATCGGTTGGGGCGCTCTTGTGGTCGGTAGCTTCGCCGGCTTCCTGCTCGGTGGCCTCTACGGGGTCGTACTCTTGCTGCGCCGGGTGGCCGGGCGGCGCTCGCGGATCCCGTTCGGGCCGTTCCTGCTGCTCGGAGCACTCGCGGGCATCCTGGCCGGCCAGCAGATCTTCCACGGCTACACCTCGGTCTTCGTCCACTGATGCCTTGAGCAGGCGGACCGCCGCGGTCGGCCCCGTCCGGAACTAGCCCCGTTGGCGCAGCGGAGTTGCATCTTCGCTCAAGCGGAGGGCACAGACGGCCGATCCCCTTTCTTGACATCAATCCGCGGTCGGCTTCCACCGGCCGCGGTGGCACGCCACGGAAGGCAGGTAATCCGCTGTGGCTGGACGGAAAACCGTAGGGCTCGACATAGGGACCTCCGGCGTGCGGGCAGCAGAGCTGTCGGTAGCGCGCGGCACGGTCACGCTCGAGCGATTCGGGCAGGTAGCCCTGCCACCCGGCGCCGTGCGTGACGGCGAGGTCGCCGACCCGGAC
Above is a genomic segment from Mycobacteriales bacterium containing:
- a CDS encoding ATPase, T2SS/T4P/T4SS family, whose amino-acid sequence is MKQLGDILLQDGLVDAAQLAQAYEEHQRVGRSLGRVLVERGILSESQLVSALATQIGLKFVDLADYQVDASAVALVPSAVCRRYTALPIGREDGKLVVAMADPANVFALDDIRSLTGLDVKPVVSTRGDVLSAINRFHRVEGDLDDLTVSMGADEDEDLTDVHDVVEDAPIVKFVNLLITQAVQDRASDIHVEPTERDLRVRFRIDGVLHEIMRSPKSIQSGVVSRLKIMADINIAERRIPQDGRLSVVVNGNKVDLRVATLPTVWGEKVVMRILDNATAMLKLSDLGFGDANYERYAQSFSKPYGMILVTGPTGSGKSTTLYATLNIVSKPEVNVITVEDPVEYRLAGTNQVQTNSKAGLTFASALRSILRSDPDIVLIGEIRDHETAQIAIEASLTGHLVLSTLHTNDAPSAITRLIEMQIEPFLVGSALDCILAQRLARRLCTRCREAYTPTREQLIGSRFPWEDGMDLPTLYRAQGCSACAKTGYKGRLALHEVMVVTEEIERLAVERASAAQIGHTAREQGLVTLREDGMAKVLKGVTSLEEILRVVV
- a CDS encoding type IV pilus twitching motility protein PilT produces the protein MNTVAPTSVLPDLAPPAPVTGPVVPAPTPAGEDSPGYVRASSPTTSVPEVPETGYGRAVIEENTDVESGMLTDLLITLLESGGSDLHITAGARPTLRVHGSLQQMQDRPELTPPVIQRMLYAVLTQRQREKFEENLEFDFAYSVPGRARFRVNIYRQRDALGAAFRLIPFEIKKLEDLGLPPSISNFSMMPRGFVLVTGPTGSGKSTTLASIVDLANRQRKDHIMTIEDPIEFLHRHQSCLVNQREVGEDTHSFGNALKHVLRQDPDIVLVGEMRDLETISVALTAAETGHLVFATLHTQDAAQTIDRVIDVFPPHQQQQIRVQLAGTLQGVVCQTLCKTYNGQGRVVATEVLVATPAIRNLIREGKTHQIYSTLQAGAKHGMHTMDQHLAELVKGGQITYETALEKCHHVEDFNRLCGRS
- a CDS encoding type II secretion system F family protein codes for the protein MSTTYSYSVRDRGGKLVNGTLDAPSQAAVVQRLKAMGMAPVSISEQNAGLKKEISIPGFGKKVKLKDLAIFSRQFATMISSGLSLLRALNILAEQTENPLLAKTVGEVRNEVESGQSLSQALAVHPEIFPPLMVNMTKAGEVGGFLDATMVQIAENYEAEVKLRGKIKSAMTYPVVVFCIAMMAVTVMLLFIVPTFAKLFGSLGGRLPAPTRALVFASHLLKIGFPILLVLGVAAFVVWGKVKRTDQVRNFVDPLKLKIPIFGNLFQKVALSRFSRNLGTMIRSGVPILQSLDIVADTTGNVVLARAVRDVQDSVRQGESLSGPLVNHAVFPPMVVQMMSVGEDTGALDGMLAKIAEFYDQEVEATTEALTSLIEPVMIAVLGGIIGCMVIALYLPIFNIYNLIGSG
- a CDS encoding prepilin-type N-terminal cleavage/methylation domain-containing protein, whose product is MLARIRKAKEEGEGGFTLIELLVVIIIIGILAAIAIPVFLNQRKKAWDAAVKSDLRNAATAEETYNTDQGYYTALSGDLINDGFKFSAAGNYTGAPAFVFSLYNASGATATGTAATGSFCLTATSASSHVWVYDSGNGGLQPSSVTGCPATD
- a CDS encoding GspH/FimT family pseudopilin, with protein sequence MKALLRMVCSRARAFAPDADSTGEAGFTLLELLVAIAIMGILGAISVWGLHAYINSQDESTTAQKTLAILRDASTRAQAEGRTYCVALSSTGWTEYRYNCPTPPSGSTPPVQVTTGVVTGSGVTLTAGFVPPSGSTLGCPTSNACAYFYPRGNALAGTVTVSRTNSASAYTVHVEGLTGRVWLVH
- a CDS encoding type II secretion system protein; the protein is MSGWFTKALPRRLRKSTDAGGFTVIEVMVGLAILGIVATATLPLFINALRATALAKQETLAKNLATSRLDAMRNLPFHVAFQNGPYVDMLDSYYTSTSTTPVTIPATTGCGSAAVSCPSGTGVYVANGTGAGGTPTGPYYQVTFTQLPAATGFTEIVDTQFLVPNTNPSQAVTPPSTYNNEAVGTDNPPSLLVGVTVLTSWSSGTQSHSARVYTEIGATGHDAPLVLGQAGATALTISSTAYDSSLLTGTLAQVGLNANLSNESSAAAQAVGASFNRADQTGNPITSINGAAASVVAPSGSSSTAGPDSPTSGAQQTDSAEGTCGWGAFGPTDVTDASSSVANAEPQVPSDVETGTPAPTVTAGLEAQSGGACSGLSFTNVLAGGPGADPALGMSSSSAVVYVPNTDGAGNVVAAAGNVDTPSLSSGKPVAATATATFTQQVQLFTGTSYAGGHPLVEITLSNATISCVSTSQSATGSYALTLSYWSQTSPSVGGYVTTTVNWSAGQSAPTLPNPATITVGYNGTTAVPLSTFIQSWTLAGSIVQQSGGASGSDVGLHAIPEVLSVLTQPVLGSTYPDSSVSVGIGQLSCVTEDNR
- a CDS encoding prepilin-type N-terminal cleavage/methylation domain-containing protein, whose protein sequence is MNRLRSAPADAGFTLIEMMIAMLLSAIVGGILLTTLISSSRVSALSVNQSDLTAEARGALNRMALDLSQANPLQQLGAGGATTALPAITDVQNPDGPNYSVTGVTSVTFNADFDGDGCVAGVTSNNLSPVGQPCNPPPAVDPTNPETETFCWDPSAQQIYLLPGAVTAGTCQPAGGGSAQPLLSGKVTSFEIFYRSNLYLYQDASKLDPQATGTTTWYDLDASGPPVGNDNNVLDTPELLNINSLVIQMTMTAAGHSQRFSTGVELRNVNPS
- a CDS encoding pilus assembly PilX N-terminal domain-containing protein, with product MSTSWITRLRARLTDDSGVALVVVIMFVIAIGVVGTTAAVVGTAGLRNSAHDRAAGGAQATSDAGVAEAISYIRANGLGALTCAEAVTSDLPTGWTQTSDPCSTNISWANDGSPQTVSTGGGTTCSGSTACYRVWIGTLQTYVPGAQPVPELLRVHSTGFFGTGPGARSVDVDLSVNPADFPLGIYADSVGTNGNSSFDSVSLFVPGNVQIKCPPTGVDPAYNLPAAVHAAGTITYGPGNKCVKPAGSAHPPACNTARPFDQDGNGGPLTSGDGCYQQGAVQYPGTDPSYPTTSYFSANDLANYGYVPGGLTPSEYEALKAEAQAEGTYFTSTSTSSLNGALTTLQGQGVHFPVVYYDFPSCSNCSLPWVAFNESKDIPSVYTREPSDSSNCDAWGLIIVVRYGNMSFDSGGDLTPLVASIFVPEGTFSGTNNFSQIGTLFVKNLDVTGTQTHELDECFSDNPPGGLLNVTTTNYRAVDTQNLQ
- a CDS encoding prepilin peptidase, coding for MTAVLAAACGVLGLVIGSFLNVVIWRVPRGESIVRPGSKCPGCSTPIRPRDNIPVLSWLLLRGSCRSCGARISPRYPLVELGTAALFATLAVRLGANAALPAFLYLGAVGVALALIDIDVQRLPNSLTLPSYAVGIVLLGAAAAAGPHWWAYQRALIAMVALFAGFFLLALVYPGGMGFGDVKLSGVLGLYLGWIGWGALVVGSFAGFLLGGLYGVVLLLRRVAGRRSRIPFGPFLLLGALAGILAGQQIFHGYTSVFVH